In Phormidium ambiguum IAM M-71, the DNA window ACCAAAGAAGTTCCCAAATCTGGTTGTAAAAAAACTAAAATCCAAGGAATAGCCGTAATTGCCAAAGACCTAGCCAAAGAACCGAGAGTGGCAGAATTTTTCGCACTTAGTAGTACGGCCAGAGTAATAATCAACGATAACTTAGCAAACTCTGAAGGTTGAATGTTAAAAGCACCAATACTAATCCAGCGTTGAGCACCCTTGGCACTAGTACCAGCAATCATCACAAATATCAAAGATAGATTGCTAATACCGAAGATTACCCAATGCCATTTAATCAAGTTTTCATAACGCCAGCGAGTGCATAAAAGCATTAAGCACAAACCGACTACAGCAATAAGAATATGTTCTGACCATTTAGGAGCTTCTAAAAAAGCTTTAATCAACAGCAAGCCAAAAGCCAGACCGCCAAAAAACCATTGCTGCCAAGACTCATGAGCAACATAGAGGGCTGCTATCACCAACATCACCAGTACTACTGCTAAAGCACTGCAAGCAAAAACCCAAGGATGCCACCAGTTGGGTGTAATCTGATTGAGTTCTGTACTACGGATCATGATGCCGCCTAAAAAGGAAAGTCCCATAGTTAGGGCAAATACCCAAAGGTCGGCTTGTTGCCAGGGTACGATGAGAGACTTCCAACGAAATGATTTGATTGACTTCAATAACATGGTTTTTGACATGAAGGACTAGGAAACTGGGGATTGGGAAAGGCAGAAGGCAGAAGGCAGAAGGCAGAAGGCAGAAGGACAGAAAGGCAGAAGGCAGAAGGCAGAAGGCAGAAGGCAGAAGGCAGAAGGCAGAANGACAGAAGGCAGAAGGCAGAAGGCAGAAGGTAAAAATTCCCCTTTCCCCCTTTCCCCTTTCCCCCTTTCCCCCATCCCCCATATAAAAACTTTCTAGCAAATATCAATAGCGAATGCCGTTTACCGTTAGAATGACCTACTGTAGGTATTTATTATGGTGGCAAACTACCTTTAATCTAAATTGGAAGGGCTTCCAAGCCAATAAAGACAAGATGCCATCTCTACAGGTAACTGCAAATATTGCTGTAATCAAAATTGATTGGCGGCATAGAGAAATTCCGCTTTAAATTCACTTACTACTCATGTCAAAGGTTCTCGTATCCGATCCCATAGATCAAGCTGGCATCGACATCTTATCCCAGGTAGCCCAAGTTGATGTAAAAACTGGGCTACCCGCAGAAGAGTTATTAAGGATCGTTCCCGAATATGATGCGCTAATGATCCGTTCCGAAACTCGCGTTACTCAAGAAGTGATCGCAGCTGGTAAACAATTAAAAATTATTGGTCGCGCAGGTGTTGGGGTTGATAATGTAGATGTGCCTGCGGCAACTAGACAAGGTATTGTCGTAGTCAACTCCCCGGAAGGTAATACAATCGCAGCAGCCGAACACGCGATCGCATTAATGCTATCACTTTCTCGATCGATCCCCGATGCCAACGTTTCCGTCAAAAACAGAAAATGGGAACGTAAAAAATTCGTTGGCGCAGAAGTTTACAAAAAAACCCTTGGTATTGTCGGACTCGGTAAAATTGGTTCTCACGTAGCCGCAGTCGCAAAAGCAATGGGGATGAAACTACTAGCATTCGACCCATTTATTTCCACCGAACGAGCAGAACAAATCGGTTGTCGTTTGGTAGATATGGATTTACTATTGCGGGAATCTGATTACATTACCCTGCATATCCCCAAAACTCCCGAAACTACGCATTTTATTAATGCCGAAGCTTTAGCCAAAATGAAACCCACCGCCCGCATCATCAACTGCGCTAGAGGTGGAATTATTGACGAGGTAGCTTTAGCAGAAGCAGTAAAAACAGGTAAAATTGCTGGAGCCGCCTTGGATGTGTTCGAGAACGAACCCCTCGGTGAGTCCCCATTATGCGATATGGGTAAAGAGCTAATTCTCACACCGCACTTGGGTGCATCTACCGCTGAAGCACAAGTAAATGTGGCGATCGATGTAGCCGAACAAATCCGCGATGTACTATTAGGATTACCCGCCCGTTCCGCAGTCAACATCCCTGGTTTGTACCCCGATGTTTTGGAAAAACTCAAGCCTTATCTCCGACTGGCAGAAACTCTCGGCAATTTAGTTAGTCAACTTGCAGGCGGAAGAGTCGAAAGTCTCAACGTCCATTTGCAGGGAGAATTGGCAAGTAATGACAGTAAACCGATCGTAATCGCCGCTTTGAAAGGTTTACTTTATCAAGCGTTACGGGAACGAGTGAATTACGTTAACGCTGGTATTGAAGCTAAAGAACGAGGCATCCGCGTCGTTGAAACACGAGATAACTCAGTGCGTGACTATACAGGTTCTTTACACTTACAAGCTAAGGGATCTTTAGGCGAACACTCAGTTACAGGCGCTTTATTGGGTGATGGGGAAATTCATATCACAGATATTAATGAGTTTCCGATCAATGTGCCGCCAACTCACCATATGCTATTTACTCTGCACCGGGATATGCCAGGAATTATCGGCAAAATCGGTTCTTTACTAGGCAGTTTTAATGTCAATATCGCCAGTATGCAGGTAGGTCGCAAAATCGTTCGAGGTGACGCAGTAATGGTGTTAAGTCTTGACGATCCTCTACCGGAAGGAGTGTTAGCTGAAATTCTCAAAGTTCCCGGAATTCGTGATGCTTACACAGTAACTCTGTAAATTTTAGATTTTAGATTTTGGATTTTAGATTTTTATTCGATCTAAAATCTAAAATCTATATTTTGGGTGTTAATCTGTCGCGCAATTTTTTAAACATGGCAAACAGTTGGTGGGAACTACAAATCTTCTGCGATCCAATTTTAGAGGAAACTATATTTTGGCGATTAGAAAATTTTGGCTGCCGGGGCAGTGCTAGTGAAATTAAAGGGCATCATTGCTTAGTTAAGGGTTATATACCGCAAGAACAAGCAGAATTATTAGATTTGGCGGCGCTTTCTTTGTGGTTGCGTCAAGATGCACTGGTTTTAGGTTTGCCATTACCCGCTATCCAATGGCATTTAATCGATGAGGAAGATTGGTCAAGTAGCTGGAAAGCACACTGGCAACCGCAAGAAATTGGCGATCGCTTTTTGATCAACCCAGCTTGGCTACCCATTCCCACTGATACCGATCGCATCGTCCTTCGTCTCGATCCTGGAGTGGCTTTCGGTACAGGGAATCATGCTACTACTCAGCTTTGTTTAGAAGCATTAGAAATGCGCTTAACCGACCCCGAAACCGATCGTAGTTTAATATTAGCTGATATCGGTTGCGGTTCTGGTATCCTCTCCGTCGGTGCAGTATTACTTGGTGCCCAAAAAGTTTATGCTGTGGATACCGATCCCTTAGCAGTGCGTTCTACTCGTAGTAATCGAACCTTGAATAATGTGAGTGCGGAAGCTTTAATTACAGAACAAGGAAGTATCGATCGCTTAAAACAATTAATTGATAGTCCTGTAGATGGTATTGTTTGCAATATTCTGGCAGAAGTGATTATTGACTTGATTCCGCAAATGAATGCGATCGTTAAACCTACCACTTGGGGTATTTTGAGTGGCATTCTAGTAGAACAAGCAAAGTCTGTAGCCGACGTTTTAGAACAACAAGGTTGGATCGTCGCTACTCTCTGGCGCAGACAAGAATGGTGTTGTTTCAACATTCGTCGCCTGTGATTGTTAACAATTTCCTAATACCGATTAAATCATGTAGTAACCTTAAGAATATTTGAGGAACTTAACAAAAAATCCTGAAGCAAAAATACTTAATAGTTAATTCTTATTTAGCTGTAAAAAAAACTTTATCTCAACATAAATACATACATTAAATACACTATTGTTTACATCTAATAAACAAGTAAGATACATTTTGTACTTAATAAGCGTTCTATAATTAAGAAGCAAATGAACGGATTTGACTTAGTTAGTTGTGATAGCTATCACAGGAAGAGAAAAAACAGTGTCACCAAAACACTGAATTTTCGCTCACCTAATTAATCTGAGAATATCACTTTTAAAAGGCAGGCTGCATCACCACTCCACAAGGAGTTTTACAGGATAGTTAAAATTGTTGAATAAGAAAAACCAGCGAAAATGCCTACCTATTTTACAAATTCCCCAGAATCACAAAGTCTAAAATCATCAAATCCTGCCCTAAAATTTTCTGATAGCCAATTAGAGCAAATTCCCGTCCGCTACAAAGGATGGGGAATCAGTACTAAAGTCATTAATGGTAAACTTTGGTTGCGCTGGCAACATCCCAATGAAAATTTTCCTCGCTATGGTTGTCCAGTAAGTGAGGAAGGTCTGGAAGTTACAATCAATCACGTTAAGTTTCTCATCAACTTAGCCAATAAGTTAGAAGAAGAAGTAAAAAATAAAGGATTGCGCCGTCGCTAGTACCTGGAAACCCCAAAGCAGAAGAAATAGTCTTTTTCCATTCAGCTTTTTACCTATTTCCAACTTATTGGTTATTTCTTTTTAGTTACCGAACAATCTTTTATTTACTAGCTAAAAATGTCTGTAAATCAGGTACGTCAACCCAAACACCAGTATTATTAGATTGATGAGTTAAATCCATCAATAATTGCGAATAAACTCCTTCTTTTAAGGAAGGAGTCTGCGATGCACTCATATTAATTCCTTGTACCCAATTATCAACAACTCTGATAAAAGGTGCAATTCGGCCATCTGTGAAATTTTTGGGAAAAATCAATCTCTTAGGAATTTCGACTTCCGAAAGATTTTTTCCTGCGGGTGCGGCTAAAAGACGAAAACCATGAACATAATCTTTTTGGTTATCGCTACCTAAAACTAGAGTACCGCGATCGCCATAAATTTCCACCCAATGCCCTCGTCCTTGATAAGTTACCGAACTAATGCAAATTTGGCATGGTGTACCATCAGCTAACTCTAGCATCAACATACAAGCATCATCAGCATCCACAGGTTTCATTTCACCTGTGTTGGGGTCGGGACGAGTAGGTATAGTGGTAATTAATTTGCCTGATAAGCGCTTTACAGGGCCAAATAACCAACTAATATAATCAAAAGCGTGGGAAGCCACCGCGCCTAATGCGCCACCACCTTGATCTTTTCGGGCATACCAATTCCAAGGGCGGGTAGCATCAGCACGACTAGAAACTAACCAATCTATTTTAATTAATCGTTTTTTTCCTACATAATCTTCCGCTAACATTTCTGATAGCATCATCCACGCTGGTACGAAGCGAAATTCAAAATCCATTGTAGCGATCGCACCACGATTCTCCGCCAAATGATATAATTCTCTAGCTTCATTAGCGGTCAGAGTTGTCGGTTTTTCTAATAACAAATGTTTCCCAGCTTGCAGCACTTTTTTCGCCATTTCATAATGTAAAAATGGCGGTGTGGAAATACTCACAGCTTGTACTTCTGGTAAAGCCACAATTTCTTCAATAGAAGTACAAGCATGAGGAATATTATATTTAGACGCGATAGTTTTTGCCTTAGCTAAATCCCGATTGTAAACTGCAACAACAGCAGTATTTGGATTGTTTTGTAATCCGGGAATATGGACTTTTTCGCCAAATCCAGTTCCGACAACGGCAACACCAAGTTGTGACTTTTGGGCAGATGCTACAGACATAAACTTATCTCAAAAAACGAATAGTTAAAGGATAACGGTAAAAGTCCCCTTCTTTGGCTTTAAGTGAGGCCATAATTACTAGAATTAATTGAGCAATAGCCAACAATATAGCTAATAAAAAACTCAATCCTACCAAACCTAAACCAAACAGAGTACCTCCTGTTTGAGTATCAGTTGGTTGATCGGGTGCAGTAATTAAAGTCAATCCAATAATTACTCCCACCACTATGAGAATCAGCGCCAGGATAAAATTATAAAGCGTAAAAGAAAGTTGAAAATTGAGTGATTCCTTTCCTTGTTCATCAATAAATTCGTGGTCTTTTCGCTTGTACAGCCAAACAATTAAAGGCCCAACAATATTAAGAACCGGAAAACTTAAACCTACGAACATTAAAGGTATCCAAACTAGGGAAGAAAGATGAGCCCACATTCCCCATTTGCGAATTTCTTCAGTCTCGTTATCGTGTGTCATAGCTAATAGTTCCAGAGAATTAACTCAGCAGTAATCTCATGTAGCTAAGCCAACTTTAGCATCAGTTTTTCGATATTGCTCTATCCATTGAATTACTTGATAACCGAGTTGAGTACCGCTTAAACGATCGACTTCTCGAACACCCGTAGGACTGGTAACATTTACTTCTGTGAGGTAGCCACCAATCACATCCAGACCAACGAAAATTAAACCATCCCTTTGTAAGACTGGGGCGACTTGGGCGCAAATGTCACGTTCTCGATCGCTAATTTCCGTAGCCACCGCCTGACCGCCCACAGCCATATTACCGCGAAATTCCTTACCAGTAGGAACCCGATTTACAGCCCCAATTGGTTCACCATTAAGTAAGATAATCCGTTTATCCCCTTCCTTAGCAGCAGGTAAATACTCTTGCACCATTACCGGAACGCGACCTTGCAAAGTACTCAGTTCTATCAAAGAATTGAAATTGCGATCGCCAGATTCCAAAAATAATATACCTTCTCCTGCCTTACCCCCCAAAGGTTTCAGAACCGCCGCCCCTTTCTTTTCTACAAACTGACGAATGACTATTTTATCTGGAGTAACAATAGTTTCTGGAATTGCCTCAGAAAACTGAAGCGCATACATCTTTTCATTAGCCGCCCTAATCCCACTCGGAGAATTAATCACCAGAGTTTTTTCAGGATTAATGTAATCAAGAATATAAGTAGCATAAAGATAAGGAATCGTTACAGGTGGATCTGTTCGCATAAAAACAGCATCCATAATTTCCAAAGCTTGGAAAACACTTTCCCCCAACTCAAACCAAGGCTGAGGAATTAACCAACGACCATCCACTAATTGTACCGGAGTCAATTGCACCCTCTGTAAAACCGCCCAAGCTTGACCATTGACTACACTTAAACTTTCAGCTTGCGTAATCCAAATTTCATGACCCAATTGTTGAGCAGCTTCCATTAAAGCAACACTGGTATCATGTCCAGGGTCTAACTTTTGAATTGGGTCAATGATAAAAGCAAATTTCATTTTTTTGAGATTGGTCATCGGTGATTAGTCATTGGTCTTTTGGTAACTTATAACCAAAGACCAACGATTAAAGACTATACCAGGAGTGGGTCTAGTTTACCTGTTCTATCTAACGCATGAAGGTCATCACAACCGCCGATATGCTCATCATTAATGAAAATTTGCGGTAAAGAACGTCGTCCGTTAGCACGTTGAGCCATTTTCCCCCGTGCTACTTCATCACCATCAATACAATATTCCGTAAACTGAACCCCCTTTTTGTCCAACAATGCTTTAGCGCGGATACAAAAAGGGCAACTACTCCAAGTGTAAATTTCTACGTTAGCAGCCATAACATCAGAAAATGTTAAGTAATATTACTATCTTAGTCTAACGATCGTCAGCCCTAAGTAAAAAAGCTCCTCACCATACTATTCCAGTGAGAAGCTTTTTTAATTAATCAACTACTGATGCTACTACTATTGTTCGTTTTCCCGACGTTTCTTGCCCAGACCTAAAGCTGTAAAACCAGCTAACAGAAGAGCACCTACAGAAGTCGGTTCGGGTACACTCTTAACCTCTGGTTGTGCTGG includes these proteins:
- the serA gene encoding phosphoglycerate dehydrogenase, which codes for MSKVLVSDPIDQAGIDILSQVAQVDVKTGLPAEELLRIVPEYDALMIRSETRVTQEVIAAGKQLKIIGRAGVGVDNVDVPAATRQGIVVVNSPEGNTIAAAEHAIALMLSLSRSIPDANVSVKNRKWERKKFVGAEVYKKTLGIVGLGKIGSHVAAVAKAMGMKLLAFDPFISTERAEQIGCRLVDMDLLLRESDYITLHIPKTPETTHFINAEALAKMKPTARIINCARGGIIDEVALAEAVKTGKIAGAALDVFENEPLGESPLCDMGKELILTPHLGASTAEAQVNVAIDVAEQIRDVLLGLPARSAVNIPGLYPDVLEKLKPYLRLAETLGNLVSQLAGGRVESLNVHLQGELASNDSKPIVIAALKGLLYQALRERVNYVNAGIEAKERGIRVVETRDNSVRDYTGSLHLQAKGSLGEHSVTGALLGDGEIHITDINEFPINVPPTHHMLFTLHRDMPGIIGKIGSLLGSFNVNIASMQVGRKIVRGDAVMVLSLDDPLPEGVLAEILKVPGIRDAYTVTL
- the grxC gene encoding glutaredoxin 3 — its product is MAANVEIYTWSSCPFCIRAKALLDKKGVQFTEYCIDGDEVARGKMAQRANGRRSLPQIFINDEHIGGCDDLHALDRTGKLDPLLV
- a CDS encoding Gfo/Idh/MocA family protein; amino-acid sequence: MSVASAQKSQLGVAVVGTGFGEKVHIPGLQNNPNTAVVAVYNRDLAKAKTIASKYNIPHACTSIEEIVALPEVQAVSISTPPFLHYEMAKKVLQAGKHLLLEKPTTLTANEARELYHLAENRGAIATMDFEFRFVPAWMMLSEMLAEDYVGKKRLIKIDWLVSSRADATRPWNWYARKDQGGGALGAVASHAFDYISWLFGPVKRLSGKLITTIPTRPDPNTGEMKPVDADDACMLMLELADGTPCQICISSVTYQGRGHWVEIYGDRGTLVLGSDNQKDYVHGFRLLAAPAGKNLSEVEIPKRLIFPKNFTDGRIAPFIRVVDNWVQGINMSASQTPSLKEGVYSQLLMDLTHQSNNTGVWVDVPDLQTFLASK
- the prmA gene encoding 50S ribosomal protein L11 methyltransferase, with protein sequence MANSWWELQIFCDPILEETIFWRLENFGCRGSASEIKGHHCLVKGYIPQEQAELLDLAALSLWLRQDALVLGLPLPAIQWHLIDEEDWSSSWKAHWQPQEIGDRFLINPAWLPIPTDTDRIVLRLDPGVAFGTGNHATTQLCLEALEMRLTDPETDRSLILADIGCGSGILSVGAVLLGAQKVYAVDTDPLAVRSTRSNRTLNNVSAEALITEQGSIDRLKQLIDSPVDGIVCNILAEVIIDLIPQMNAIVKPTTWGILSGILVEQAKSVADVLEQQGWIVATLWRRQEWCCFNIRRL
- a CDS encoding DUF4870 domain-containing protein, with amino-acid sequence MTHDNETEEIRKWGMWAHLSSLVWIPLMFVGLSFPVLNIVGPLIVWLYKRKDHEFIDEQGKESLNFQLSFTLYNFILALILIVVGVIIGLTLITAPDQPTDTQTGGTLFGLGLVGLSFLLAILLAIAQLILVIMASLKAKEGDFYRYPLTIRFLR
- the gshB gene encoding glutathione synthase, with protein sequence MKFAFIIDPIQKLDPGHDTSVALMEAAQQLGHEIWITQAESLSVVNGQAWAVLQRVQLTPVQLVDGRWLIPQPWFELGESVFQALEIMDAVFMRTDPPVTIPYLYATYILDYINPEKTLVINSPSGIRAANEKMYALQFSEAIPETIVTPDKIVIRQFVEKKGAAVLKPLGGKAGEGILFLESGDRNFNSLIELSTLQGRVPVMVQEYLPAAKEGDKRIILLNGEPIGAVNRVPTGKEFRGNMAVGGQAVATEISDRERDICAQVAPVLQRDGLIFVGLDVIGGYLTEVNVTSPTGVREVDRLSGTQLGYQVIQWIEQYRKTDAKVGLAT